In a single window of the Prevotella melaninogenica genome:
- a CDS encoding YraN family protein, giving the protein MAYHNELGKWGEDVAVSYLQQLGYVILHRDWDYHHRDLDIVAIDNGELVIVEVKTRKNEQFADADEAVTVQKVRSLSIAANAYVKRYNINLDIRFDIITVVGQPTGTNEVRHVKDAFLPFV; this is encoded by the coding sequence ATGGCATACCATAACGAATTAGGCAAATGGGGAGAGGATGTGGCGGTAAGCTATCTCCAACAGCTGGGTTATGTCATTCTTCATCGTGATTGGGATTATCATCATCGAGACTTAGATATTGTCGCAATAGACAACGGAGAGTTGGTTATTGTTGAGGTAAAGACACGAAAGAATGAACAGTTTGCTGATGCCGATGAGGCTGTTACGGTACAGAAAGTGCGTTCGCTCTCGATAGCTGCTAATGCATACGTCAAGCGATATAATATCAATTTGGATATTCGCTTTGATATTATTACTGTCGTAGGGCAACCAACAGGAACCAATGAAGTGCGCCATGTGAAGGATGCCTTTCTTCCATTCGTATAA
- a CDS encoding SusC/RagA family TonB-linked outer membrane protein, with product MQKIKFLQRVICVLLLNLLCFGPLSLPMSAQELNGAKVTLSMHDATVEDFANEVAKQTGLNVKFADEDVKALKGVTLDVRDQSVSSLLLNLANQFPLSYTVEGNTLTLAKKEAVQRKGGVRGQVTDSSGEPIIGAVIRVDGVNGGYVTDINGEYEIKTDLKEVHMNVSYIGYKTVTKTVKNGATANITLREDSKEMQEVVVTGYQTKNKNSFTGSQVAVTRDQLMNVGTKNVLQSISSFVPGMVIADDNLKGSDPNKVAELNIRGRATFEGQANTPVYVVDGAQVSAEYVADMDMNDIETVTVLKDASASALYGAKASAGVIVITTKTLKGGKLKLNYSGTVRLSTPDLSDYNLLNASQKLEYERLAGLFTDTSPATQYTLDKDYARIYNDVQRGVETDWLSKPLHNAISQSHSLSVDGGDDRAKYNLGIRYGNDAGVMKGSDRTRLSTNFRLSYNIAGKFFVSNSSTLSSVTSNVSPYGDFSDWVKMNPYENPYNSDGQLRSSLYHDLANPLYDASLGSYSKSNNFDFLNTTSVQLWFGEKIRLDGDFTVNRSKQDRRTFTSPFAYSEIRNKSADQRGSLTDNWVNSTTLQGKAMLSYNNYFFKKLFLTAMGGGSIESTSSDAATYTSIGFYSDKLGHPAFATSYAATRPSGSDTQTRGVGFFVNANTIWDNKYFLDLIYRYEGSSRFGKNQRFAPFWSVGGGWNVHNEKFMKGTPVSLLKLRASVGYLGNINFNPYQALTTYSYNSSYFYGKGTGATPITIGNPDLKWERTLSTNIGVDFTAFRGRVDLSADYYIKNTDNLLLDITKAPSVGVTTSRENIGEVQNSGFELRLRTFPIQNKDWQWSLGLTYAYNKNKIKKISNSLREQNEKNKSDNGVAPLPIYEEGQSLTALKVVPSAGIDPVTGQEIFIKRDGTYTFVYDSNDKVIFGDTNPLGTGSITSYLTYKRFALSCSFLYSFGGSLYNETLATKVEGSNPKYNADERVLNDRWKTPGTVAKYKRIDDTTTPYQTSRFVEKNNFLRMSSLSLSYEVPTTFIQKYGLKRMFLELLTNDLFYLSTAKRERGLNYPYDRSFEFSLRFSL from the coding sequence ATGCAGAAGATTAAATTCCTCCAGCGCGTAATATGCGTTCTACTTCTGAACCTTTTATGCTTTGGACCATTAAGTCTCCCCATGTCAGCGCAAGAGCTGAATGGTGCAAAAGTAACTCTCTCTATGCACGATGCCACAGTAGAGGATTTCGCTAATGAGGTTGCTAAGCAGACAGGATTGAATGTAAAGTTTGCAGATGAAGATGTGAAGGCACTAAAAGGTGTAACCCTTGACGTGCGTGATCAGTCTGTTTCAAGTTTGTTGTTAAACTTGGCAAACCAGTTCCCACTTTCATACACAGTTGAGGGTAATACCCTGACGCTTGCAAAGAAGGAAGCTGTACAGCGTAAAGGCGGCGTTCGTGGTCAGGTTACTGATAGTAGCGGTGAGCCTATCATCGGTGCGGTTATCCGTGTGGATGGCGTAAATGGTGGTTATGTGACCGATATCAATGGTGAATATGAGATTAAAACCGATCTTAAAGAGGTACACATGAATGTGTCATATATCGGTTATAAGACTGTTACGAAGACTGTAAAGAATGGTGCTACAGCTAATATTACTTTGCGTGAAGACTCAAAGGAAATGCAGGAAGTCGTTGTAACGGGTTATCAGACTAAGAATAAGAATTCGTTTACAGGTTCTCAGGTTGCTGTAACACGTGATCAGTTGATGAACGTGGGTACAAAGAATGTACTGCAGAGTATTTCAAGCTTCGTTCCTGGTATGGTTATCGCAGATGATAACCTCAAAGGTTCTGACCCTAATAAGGTGGCAGAACTCAATATCCGTGGTCGTGCAACTTTTGAAGGTCAGGCTAACACACCTGTCTATGTTGTAGATGGTGCACAGGTAAGTGCTGAGTATGTTGCCGATATGGATATGAATGATATCGAGACTGTTACTGTATTGAAGGATGCTTCTGCGTCTGCTCTTTATGGTGCGAAGGCTTCTGCCGGTGTTATCGTTATCACGACAAAGACATTGAAGGGTGGTAAGTTGAAGCTGAATTATAGTGGAACAGTACGTTTGTCAACACCTGATTTGTCTGACTATAACTTGTTGAATGCAAGTCAGAAACTTGAATATGAGCGTCTTGCAGGCTTGTTTACTGACACAAGTCCAGCAACTCAATATACACTTGACAAGGATTATGCACGTATATATAATGATGTTCAGAGAGGTGTTGAGACTGACTGGCTGTCTAAGCCACTGCATAATGCCATCTCTCAGTCACATAGTTTGAGTGTAGATGGTGGTGACGACCGTGCAAAGTATAACCTCGGTATTCGTTATGGTAATGACGCTGGTGTTATGAAGGGTTCTGATCGTACCCGTCTTTCAACTAATTTCCGTCTCTCTTACAATATTGCAGGTAAGTTCTTTGTGTCAAATAGTTCGACACTTTCGTCTGTAACAAGTAACGTGTCACCTTATGGTGATTTCTCTGATTGGGTTAAGATGAATCCTTATGAGAATCCATATAACTCTGACGGACAGTTGCGTTCTTCACTCTATCATGACTTGGCGAATCCATTGTATGATGCTTCGTTGGGTAGTTATAGTAAGTCAAATAACTTCGACTTCCTTAATACGACCAGCGTACAGTTGTGGTTTGGTGAGAAGATTCGTTTGGATGGAGACTTTACTGTAAACCGTAGCAAGCAGGATAGACGTACTTTTACATCTCCTTTTGCTTACAGTGAGATTCGTAATAAGTCGGCTGACCAGCGTGGTTCATTGACAGATAATTGGGTGAATAGCACAACATTGCAGGGTAAGGCTATGTTGTCATATAACAACTACTTCTTTAAGAAGCTCTTCCTTACAGCAATGGGAGGTGGTAGTATTGAGTCTACATCATCAGATGCAGCTACTTATACCTCAATAGGCTTCTATTCTGATAAGCTCGGACACCCAGCTTTCGCCACATCGTACGCTGCTACGCGTCCAAGTGGCTCTGATACACAGACAAGAGGTGTAGGTTTCTTTGTTAATGCCAATACAATTTGGGATAATAAGTACTTCCTTGACCTTATCTATCGTTATGAGGGTTCATCTCGTTTCGGTAAGAATCAGCGCTTTGCTCCTTTCTGGAGTGTCGGTGGTGGTTGGAATGTTCACAACGAGAAGTTCATGAAGGGAACACCAGTTTCGCTTTTGAAGCTTCGTGCCAGCGTAGGTTACTTGGGTAACATCAACTTTAACCCATATCAGGCATTGACCACTTATAGCTATAACAGTTCTTACTTCTATGGTAAGGGTACTGGTGCTACACCAATTACTATTGGTAACCCAGACTTGAAGTGGGAGCGTACGTTGAGTACCAATATCGGTGTTGACTTCACTGCTTTCCGTGGACGTGTAGACCTCTCGGCTGATTATTATATCAAGAATACTGATAACCTGCTCTTGGATATTACCAAGGCTCCATCAGTAGGTGTGACAACTTCACGTGAGAACATTGGTGAGGTACAGAACTCAGGTTTTGAGCTTCGTCTGCGTACTTTCCCAATTCAGAACAAGGATTGGCAGTGGTCACTCGGTCTTACCTACGCTTATAACAAGAATAAGATCAAGAAGATCAGTAATTCTCTGCGTGAACAAAACGAGAAGAACAAGTCTGATAATGGCGTTGCACCACTTCCTATCTATGAAGAGGGTCAGTCTTTGACAGCCTTGAAGGTTGTTCCTTCTGCTGGTATCGACCCAGTAACTGGTCAGGAAATATTCATTAAGCGTGATGGTACTTATACCTTCGTGTACGATTCAAATGATAAGGTAATCTTCGGTGATACCAATCCTTTAGGTACGGGTTCTATCACCTCATACCTTACTTATAAGCGTTTTGCGTTGAGTTGTTCGTTCTTGTACTCTTTCGGAGGTTCTCTCTATAACGAGACATTAGCAACAAAGGTTGAGGGATCAAACCCTAAGTACAATGCTGATGAGCGTGTATTGAATGACAGATGGAAGACTCCAGGCACTGTTGCGAAGTATAAGCGTATTGATGATACAACAACTCCATATCAGACATCACGTTTCGTAGAGAAGAATAACTTCCTGCGTATGAGCAGTCTGTCACTCTCTTATGAGGTTCCTACAACCTTTATTCAGAAGTACGGATTGAAACGTATGTTCTTGGAACTTCTTACCAATGACCTCTTCTACCTGTCAACAGCGAAGAGAGAGCGTGGTTTGAACTATCCATACGACAGAAGTTTTGAATTCTCATTACGTTTCTCACTCTAA
- a CDS encoding protein-disulfide reductase DsbD family protein, translating to MNRRNTLLFLFTLVFSLVAMAQQNPVHFSVQQKQVSPTEVEVVFTAKIDQGWHVYSTNLPADGPTSASLHVDKVEGLTPVGKLTTRGKELNVYDKTFEMKLRYFENSVGFVQRYKITAKTYSIKGYLEYGACNDEMCLPPTQVEFNFKGNGPASAPAATPTAANAETEKTTTAATDVAADGLSALTAMTADTAKKADVLPVDTAGPLKQENAQVNADVNLWQPVIKELSAFNSTKDSTNSSLWSIFFMGVLGGFIALLTPCVWPIIPMTVSFFLKRAKDDRKKGIRDAVSYGLSIIVIYMALATLVTWAFGPQKLNELATDAKFNVFFFLLLIVFAFSFFGWFELRLPSSWGNAVDNKASATTGLLSIFLMAFTLSLVSFSCTAPVVGLLLVQAATSGDWVAPAVGMFGFALALALPFTFFALFPTLLKKAPKSGSWMNMIKVVLGFIELAFSLKFLSVADLAYGWHILDRETFLSIWIVLFGLLGLYLIGKLKFPHDDPDQKAMPVPAIMLGLCSLAFSVYMLPGLWGAPCKAVSAFAPPINTQDFNLAPQTVHATYTDYDEGMRAAAAAGKPVLVDFTGFGCVNCRKMEASVWTDSRVADKLNKDYVLISLYVDDKTPLKQPVEVKLPDGTSRTLRTIGDKWSYLEQTKFGYLAQPFYVPLDNAGKPLNGSFSFKEDVPAYLEFLDKGLENYRAQQQ from the coding sequence ATGAATAGAAGAAATACACTACTTTTCCTCTTTACGCTGGTATTTAGCCTCGTGGCTATGGCACAGCAGAATCCTGTTCATTTTTCTGTACAACAGAAGCAGGTTTCCCCAACAGAGGTAGAGGTTGTCTTCACAGCGAAGATCGACCAGGGATGGCACGTATATTCAACTAATCTTCCAGCTGATGGTCCTACATCTGCTTCTTTGCATGTAGACAAAGTGGAGGGGTTAACACCAGTTGGTAAACTCACAACACGTGGTAAAGAGTTGAATGTTTACGATAAGACTTTTGAGATGAAACTACGTTATTTCGAGAATAGCGTTGGTTTCGTTCAGCGTTACAAGATAACTGCCAAGACTTATAGTATAAAGGGTTATTTGGAATATGGTGCTTGTAACGATGAAATGTGTTTGCCACCAACACAGGTAGAATTCAATTTCAAAGGTAATGGACCTGCTTCCGCTCCCGCAGCAACACCAACAGCTGCCAATGCAGAAACGGAAAAAACAACGACAGCTGCTACTGATGTAGCAGCTGATGGTTTATCTGCACTTACCGCAATGACTGCAGATACAGCAAAGAAGGCTGATGTGTTGCCTGTCGATACAGCAGGACCATTAAAGCAAGAAAATGCACAAGTAAATGCAGATGTTAACTTGTGGCAACCTGTTATCAAAGAGTTGTCAGCCTTCAATAGCACCAAGGATAGCACTAATAGCTCTCTTTGGAGTATTTTCTTTATGGGTGTTCTTGGTGGTTTCATTGCTTTGCTCACCCCTTGTGTGTGGCCTATTATCCCAATGACGGTAAGTTTCTTCCTCAAAAGAGCAAAGGATGACCGTAAGAAGGGTATACGTGATGCGGTGTCATACGGCTTGTCAATCATCGTTATCTATATGGCTTTGGCAACGCTTGTCACATGGGCATTCGGTCCGCAGAAGTTGAATGAGCTGGCAACGGATGCTAAATTCAATGTCTTCTTCTTCCTTTTGCTTATTGTTTTTGCGTTCAGCTTCTTCGGATGGTTCGAACTTCGCTTACCATCTTCTTGGGGCAACGCTGTCGACAACAAGGCTTCTGCGACAACTGGTTTGCTTTCTATCTTCCTTATGGCATTCACCTTGTCATTGGTAAGCTTCTCTTGTACTGCTCCTGTCGTAGGTCTTCTCCTTGTTCAGGCAGCGACAAGTGGAGACTGGGTAGCTCCTGCAGTGGGTATGTTTGGTTTTGCTTTGGCTCTTGCCTTGCCATTTACCTTCTTTGCTCTCTTCCCAACTTTGCTTAAGAAGGCCCCAAAGTCAGGTTCATGGATGAACATGATTAAGGTCGTGTTGGGTTTCATCGAGTTAGCATTCTCACTGAAGTTCTTGTCAGTAGCCGACCTCGCATACGGCTGGCATATTCTTGATCGTGAGACATTCCTCTCTATTTGGATTGTACTCTTCGGTCTCTTGGGTCTTTACCTCATTGGTAAACTTAAGTTTCCACATGATGATCCAGACCAGAAGGCTATGCCTGTACCTGCTATCATGCTTGGTCTTTGTTCATTGGCATTCTCTGTTTATATGCTTCCAGGACTCTGGGGTGCTCCTTGTAAGGCAGTTAGTGCGTTTGCACCACCTATTAATACACAGGATTTTAACCTTGCTCCACAGACGGTGCACGCTACTTATACAGATTATGATGAGGGTATGCGCGCAGCTGCAGCAGCAGGAAAGCCTGTCTTAGTTGACTTTACAGGCTTCGGATGTGTGAACTGTCGTAAGATGGAGGCATCTGTATGGACTGATTCACGAGTAGCAGATAAGTTGAATAAGGACTATGTTCTCATCTCACTTTATGTAGATGATAAGACTCCATTGAAGCAGCCTGTTGAGGTGAAACTCCCAGATGGAACTTCACGTACACTGCGTACTATCGGTGATAAGTGGAGCTACTTGGAGCAGACTAAGTTCGGTTATCTTGCTCAGCCATTCTATGTGCCATTGGATAATGCGGGTAAACCATTGAATGGTAGCTTTAGCTTTAAGGAGGATGTACCTGCTTATCTTGAGTTCCTTGATAAGGGATTGGAGAATTATCGTGCACAACAGCAGTAA
- the pyrH gene encoding UMP kinase, whose amino-acid sequence MARFKRILLKLSGESLMGKQGFGIDPERLSDYAKQIKEVHEMGVQIGIVIGGGNIFRGLSGSQKGFDRVKGDQMGMCATVINSLALSSALEAIGVKAKVLTAIRMEPIGEFYSKWKAIEAMEAGYVCIFSAGTGSPYFTTDTGSSLRGIEIEADVMLKGTRVDGIYTADPEKDPTATKFSDITYDEIYTKGLKVMDLTATTMCKENDLPIYVFNMDVVGNLKKVMDGEDIGTLVHN is encoded by the coding sequence ATGGCAAGATTTAAAAGAATTCTCTTGAAACTTTCGGGTGAGAGTTTGATGGGAAAGCAGGGCTTCGGTATCGACCCTGAGCGTCTTAGCGATTATGCTAAGCAGATTAAGGAAGTACATGAAATGGGTGTACAGATTGGTATTGTAATCGGTGGCGGTAACATCTTCCGTGGTTTGAGCGGTAGCCAAAAAGGCTTCGATCGTGTAAAAGGCGACCAGATGGGTATGTGTGCAACCGTTATCAACTCTCTTGCGCTTAGTTCAGCACTTGAGGCAATCGGTGTGAAAGCTAAGGTCTTGACTGCTATTCGTATGGAACCTATCGGCGAGTTCTATAGCAAGTGGAAGGCTATCGAGGCTATGGAAGCAGGTTATGTTTGTATCTTCTCAGCTGGTACTGGTAGTCCTTACTTTACAACTGACACTGGTTCAAGCTTGCGTGGTATTGAGATTGAGGCGGACGTAATGCTTAAGGGTACACGTGTAGATGGTATATATACAGCCGATCCAGAGAAAGACCCAACGGCAACAAAGTTCTCTGATATTACATACGATGAGATTTATACAAAGGGTCTTAAGGTAATGGACCTCACGGCAACGACTATGTGTAAGGAGAATGACCTACCTATTTATGTCTTCAATATGGACGTTGTCGGTAATCTGAAGAAGGTTATGGACGGTGAAGATATTGGTACATTGGTGCACAATTAA
- a CDS encoding RagB/SusD family nutrient uptake outer membrane protein → MKKITKYIGISMALALLTSCSDFLDVQSKGQLTDDEMFTDLTGYEDAMFGIYGKLASSNLYGSNLSWGMVDELGQQFGYDNTQDVSYYLNRYQYTNQQARNIVDAVWNNMYNNISNVNNVLKHINDISAGAQERKMIHGEALGLRAFMHFDLARLYCTDYTRSDASTLGLPYATEFNLKNRPRYTLQATFNLILKDLNQADSLLTDDNDVTYDNTFVRDYSKGRVILFNKYAVKATKARVYYAMGKYTEAAQYAREVINATQNFKLNTSTSLDSVMRFPASKEMIFGVYAADRSMSIRTAFLRSTGFGSFVEGRRDTRSLYETDLFTALSSDLRFTSFFRENTSGSTSSFSFIRLIQNDAEATRGVLKGFVLISLPEMYYILSESLYDSNQTEAINLLNQVRKSRGLGDVDATKVATRSLFEQEMMRERMREFPGMGQTFYALKHYNRSFTDFRNIDTYQPSDAIFNLPWPEREKEYGDQAVHNE, encoded by the coding sequence ATGAAGAAGATAACGAAATATATAGGAATATCTATGGCGCTTGCACTGCTGACATCGTGCAGCGACTTCTTGGATGTACAGTCAAAAGGACAGCTAACAGATGACGAGATGTTTACTGACCTTACTGGTTATGAGGATGCTATGTTTGGTATCTATGGTAAGTTGGCTTCATCAAATCTCTATGGTAGTAACCTTTCATGGGGTATGGTGGATGAGTTAGGTCAGCAGTTCGGTTATGACAACACACAAGATGTTAGTTATTATCTTAACCGCTATCAATATACCAATCAGCAAGCACGTAACATCGTGGATGCTGTTTGGAACAATATGTACAACAATATCTCTAATGTCAACAATGTGTTGAAGCACATTAATGATATTAGTGCAGGTGCACAAGAACGTAAGATGATTCATGGTGAAGCCTTGGGTCTGCGTGCCTTTATGCATTTCGACCTCGCTCGCCTCTATTGTACAGACTATACGCGCAGTGATGCAAGCACTCTTGGTCTGCCATACGCAACAGAGTTCAATTTGAAGAACCGCCCACGTTACACCTTGCAGGCAACATTCAACCTTATTCTTAAGGACTTGAATCAGGCTGATTCATTGTTGACTGATGACAATGATGTTACATACGATAATACTTTCGTACGTGATTACAGTAAGGGTCGTGTGATACTTTTCAACAAGTATGCTGTAAAGGCGACCAAAGCTCGTGTCTACTACGCTATGGGTAAGTATACAGAAGCTGCACAGTATGCTCGTGAAGTCATCAATGCAACACAGAATTTTAAGCTGAATACAAGTACATCACTTGATTCTGTGATGCGTTTCCCTGCAAGTAAGGAGATGATTTTCGGTGTTTATGCTGCCGACCGTTCAATGTCAATTCGTACAGCGTTCTTGCGCTCTACTGGTTTTGGATCGTTTGTTGAGGGTCGCCGTGATACACGTAGTCTCTATGAGACCGACCTCTTTACAGCACTTAGCTCTGACCTCCGTTTTACCTCTTTCTTTAGAGAGAATACGTCAGGTTCAACCTCATCTTTCAGCTTTATCCGTTTGATTCAGAATGATGCTGAGGCTACAAGAGGTGTATTGAAAGGCTTTGTGTTAATCAGTTTGCCAGAGATGTATTACATCTTGAGCGAAAGTCTTTATGACTCAAATCAGACAGAGGCAATCAATCTGCTCAATCAGGTAAGAAAGAGTAGGGGATTGGGTGATGTTGATGCAACTAAGGTGGCTACACGTTCTCTCTTCGAGCAGGAGATGATGCGTGAACGTATGCGTGAGTTCCCTGGTATGGGACAGACATTCTATGCGTTGAAGCACTACAACCGTAGTTTCACAGACTTCAGAAATATTGACACGTATCAGCCTTCTGATGCTATCTTCAACCTCCCTTGGCCAGAGAGAGAGAAGGAGTATGGTGATCAGGCGGTACACAACGAATAG
- a CDS encoding DUF4843 domain-containing protein, with product MYKSIINFFAIGVVALSLTACSNDEYKGEYSKDGTYEGGNQVYFDLTNASDTLYNYSFGTQPVSVTTETVTVKVKLAGVRKSQDQHYKVVVDPSSTAKSGVHYEAINSDQVIPADSLASSFRVVLLRQNLSDTRNDSIRLVLRLEATDDLGVRFPNAIKRTITFDNVLEKPYWWDNPTLQAMGLPAYTPAKFRYLLSLYNSDLSELESAIRNNRKWTQLYRNIQKLKAYFAANPE from the coding sequence ATGTATAAATCAATCATAAACTTCTTCGCTATCGGTGTCGTTGCACTGTCGTTGACAGCGTGTTCAAACGATGAATACAAAGGCGAATATTCAAAGGATGGTACTTATGAAGGAGGAAATCAGGTTTATTTCGACCTCACAAATGCTTCTGACACATTATATAACTATTCGTTCGGAACACAGCCAGTCAGCGTGACTACTGAAACTGTTACAGTAAAGGTAAAACTTGCTGGAGTAAGAAAGTCACAGGATCAGCATTATAAGGTTGTTGTTGATCCAAGCAGTACTGCGAAGTCTGGTGTACATTATGAGGCAATCAATAGTGATCAAGTAATCCCAGCTGATAGCCTTGCATCAAGTTTTCGTGTAGTACTCTTACGTCAGAATCTTAGTGATACAAGGAACGATAGTATTCGACTTGTTTTGCGTTTAGAGGCAACTGACGACCTTGGTGTTCGTTTCCCTAATGCAATTAAGAGAACGATTACGTTTGACAACGTACTTGAGAAGCCTTATTGGTGGGATAATCCTACGTTGCAGGCTATGGGTCTTCCAGCTTATACACCAGCTAAGTTCCGTTATCTCTTAAGTTTGTATAACTCAGATTTAAGTGAACTTGAGTCAGCAATACGTAACAACAGAAAGTGGACACAGCTCTATCGAAATATTCAGAAGCTGAAAGCTTACTTTGCTGCTAATCCAGAGTAG
- a CDS encoding biotin--[acetyl-CoA-carboxylase] ligase, which translates to MKIIDAVLGFFKPTVVEKEREVKVVRLDSVDSTNAYLRTYTPAEDEPMTVVVADYQTAGKGQGTNTWESEAGKNLLFSVLVHPTMLPVRSQFLLSEAGALALKEALTDYVKDDIRLKWPNDIYWKDNKLSGTLIETKLAAGRIKDCVFGVGLNVNQETFQSDAPNPVSLCQILGHEVDKEELLNKIIKKFSELYQLLEMGGYNDISAMYHEALYRRGGFHKFCDADGEFEGAIVEVEDDGHLILRDSKGMVREYQFKEVEFII; encoded by the coding sequence ATGAAGATAATAGATGCCGTATTAGGCTTTTTCAAGCCAACAGTAGTAGAGAAAGAAAGAGAGGTGAAGGTCGTAAGACTGGATTCTGTCGATAGTACAAATGCCTACCTTCGCACTTACACACCTGCTGAAGATGAGCCAATGACAGTCGTTGTTGCCGATTATCAGACAGCAGGAAAAGGGCAGGGGACGAACACTTGGGAGAGTGAAGCTGGTAAGAACCTGCTGTTTTCAGTACTTGTTCATCCAACGATGCTGCCTGTTCGTAGTCAGTTCCTACTCTCGGAAGCTGGTGCTTTGGCACTGAAAGAAGCTTTAACAGACTATGTGAAAGACGATATCCGTCTGAAATGGCCAAATGACATCTATTGGAAAGATAATAAACTGAGCGGAACACTGATTGAAACAAAGCTCGCTGCGGGACGTATAAAAGACTGTGTCTTCGGTGTGGGACTGAATGTAAATCAGGAAACGTTCCAGAGTGATGCTCCTAATCCCGTTTCTCTCTGCCAGATTTTAGGGCATGAGGTTGACAAAGAAGAACTGCTGAATAAGATTATTAAGAAGTTCTCAGAACTCTATCAGCTGTTAGAGATGGGCGGATATAATGATATCAGTGCAATGTATCACGAAGCCTTGTATCGTCGTGGAGGTTTTCATAAGTTCTGTGATGCTGATGGTGAGTTTGAAGGCGCTATCGTTGAAGTAGAAGACGATGGGCATCTCATCCTCCGTGACAGCAAGGGTATGGTTCGTGAATATCAATTTAAAGAAGTAGAATTTATTATATAA
- a CDS encoding nucleoside deaminase has product MSTEEQSKKDIYYMQRALAEAEAAYKEGEIPVGAVVVCRDRIIARAHNLTETLNDVTAHAEMQAITMAANELGGKYLQDCTLYVTVEPCIMCAGAIGWAQLRRIVYGCSDEKRGYHEYAPKAFHPKANVTYGVMEEECRTLMQRFFQERR; this is encoded by the coding sequence ATGAGTACAGAAGAACAAAGCAAGAAAGACATATACTATATGCAACGTGCATTGGCTGAAGCCGAAGCTGCTTATAAAGAAGGTGAAATCCCTGTTGGTGCTGTTGTGGTATGCCGCGACCGTATCATCGCTCGTGCCCATAACCTAACAGAGACGCTCAACGACGTTACTGCACATGCAGAAATGCAAGCAATAACCATGGCAGCCAATGAGTTGGGAGGTAAATATCTGCAAGATTGCACGCTATATGTGACTGTTGAACCTTGCATCATGTGTGCTGGTGCTATAGGCTGGGCACAGCTCCGACGCATTGTCTATGGTTGTTCTGATGAAAAACGAGGTTATCATGAGTATGCACCCAAAGCCTTTCACCCAAAAGCTAACGTCACCTATGGCGTTATGGAAGAAGAATGTCGCACCTTGATGCAACGATTCTTCCAAGAGAGAAGATAG
- a CDS encoding RNA polymerase sigma factor, with protein sequence MTREQFVEQVGREQATLRWFLTALCCGNSAEADDIAQEALIKAYLRSSQYDERGQFSAWLMKIAYRVFIDSRRKQKHQQELPLEKAITLQGNSKSDEAFRYQELHTALATLSETMRTSILLYYMQGYQIKEIAEITENSEDAIKKQLSRGREQLKHLLER encoded by the coding sequence ATGACAAGAGAACAATTCGTCGAACAGGTCGGTCGGGAACAGGCAACATTACGCTGGTTCCTGACGGCTCTATGCTGCGGCAATAGTGCTGAAGCTGACGATATTGCTCAAGAGGCTCTCATCAAAGCCTACCTTCGCAGCAGCCAATATGACGAACGGGGACAGTTCTCGGCTTGGCTGATGAAAATAGCTTATCGTGTCTTCATCGACTCGCGCCGCAAACAGAAACACCAGCAGGAACTACCCCTTGAGAAGGCTATCACGCTCCAAGGGAACAGTAAGAGTGATGAAGCCTTCCGCTATCAGGAACTACACACTGCGTTGGCAACGCTCTCGGAAACAATGCGCACAAGTATTCTGCTCTATTATATGCAGGGCTATCAGATAAAAGAGATTGCAGAGATAACCGAAAACAGTGAGGATGCGATTAAGAAACAACTCTCACGAGGACGAGAACAACTTAAACACTTATTGGAAAGATGA